The window CTAAAATTTCTTGTTTGTTATTTGCAATTTTACAAAGTTTCTCTAAACCAGTTTTTTCAACCATAAACTTATTTGCAATAATAAATTTACCTTTATAAAGTGTATTTAATAGTTTAAGTTTTATACCCGTATTTTGAAAAGTGATTAATATATTTATGTGGGCTTGAGCAAAAAGCTTGTCCAATTCCTCTTGATTAGGTATTGGATTGTAAACAATATTATCATGTTTATTTATTTCTCTTAAAAGTAGTTTGTTTTTAAAAGTTCCGGCTATAACTAAATTGAATTCACTGTTTTTATAAACATCAATTAAAAACATAGCAGCAGTTACATTTTCAGAAACGTTTAAGTTGCCATGGTATAAAATAAAATTCCCTTTACTAAATAAGTTGTTGTTTTTTTTAGCTTCATGAAAAGCAGGGATGTATTTTGATTTTAAACCAAATTTTGATAAAAAATAACGTTGTTCAATAGGTGAAATAGTGAAGATTCCTTTTGTTCTCTTTAAATTAGTTTCAATTCTTCTTAATTTAATTGCTTCTACATAAAAAAGAGCTTTTTTAAAAATGTTTTTCTCACTTTTACTTAATTCAAAAAAATACTTATGTTCTATATTATGAGTTCTAATATAAGCATCTTTAAAATTGAATTTAAGTAATGGATAAATACTGTGTAAACCTTCAAAAATTATAGGTATTGTTTCAGATTTTAAATTGATAGTTAATTGATAATTACTTCTACTTTTAACTCTGAAAGGTAATATAGAAAATAAAGATAAAAAATTATTTTTTCTCTTATAGTAGTAAATTTTTTTACAATATTTTTCTAATTCAGGTTGTTGGTTTTGTGTATCAAAAACATTAATATGTAAAATAATATCAACACCTAATTTATGTAGTTTTTTTATTTTATAGAAAACATCAATTACACCACCATAATTAGGTGGGTAAGGATTGTCAAAAGAAACTAAGTGTATACTTTTTTTCATAAAACTCAAAGATAAAATTTAAAAAATGAATACATTTATACTTTCTAAAAAGAATTATGAATTTAAGTAGAAAGGAAATAACAGCTTTAATTTTCGCTAATTTAAGTAATAATAAAGAGATTTTAAAAGCACAGTTTTTAAAATCTAAAGCTACTATTGGTTATTTTTTCATTGATAACTTATTGCCAGAAGAATTGGCATTAGAAATTCATCAAAAATTTCCATCGACAAAAGTTTCTGTAAGAAGGAAGAATTTAAGAGAATACAAGTTTATAGCTTTTCAAATGGATAAATATGATTCGCTTTTGGAGGAAGTTATTTATGCCTTTCAAGATGAAAAAATAATTGAAATAGTTTCAGAAATTTGTGGTTTAGAATCAACTTATGGTGATGAGCATTTGTATGCTGGTGGCTTGTCATTAATGGAAAAAGATAACTTCTTAAAGCCGCATTTAGATAATTCTCACGATAAAGATATAAACAGATGGCGAGTTTTAAATCTATTGTATTATGTATCGCCAGAATGGGAGTTAGAAAATGGAGGTAATTTAGAGTTATGGCCTAATGGCTTAAAGAAAACTCCATTAACTATTGTTAGTAAATTTAATAGGTTAGTGGTTATGGCAACACATAATAATTCGTGGCACTCTGTTAGTAAGGTTAATTCTGATGCTGTTAGGTGCTGTGTTTCTAATTATTATTTTTCTGAAAAACCGTTGTTTCAGTCAGATTCTTTTCATGTAACTACTTTTAGAGCTTATCATAAGGAAAAAATAAGAGATGTTTTCTTATTGGTGGATAATTTTTTACGTTCAAGTATTCGTAAAGTTTTAAAAAATGGTATAAAAAAATCTTCACATCAATATAAGAAGTAACTAACAGTTTTCAAAAACACTAAGCAATTTAGGTTCTTCTTTTTCCCAAACTAATTTTTCTTTAGCTTTTTTTAATTCCGAAGAAAAATCTCTTTCAAGTATTTTTTTTATCTGATTTGCTAGTTTTTTAGGAGCTCTGTCGTTAATAATTTCACCAACCTTGTAATCTATAATAACACGTTTCATTTCTGGTAAATTAGAAACTAAAACGGGAACCTCAGCTTGTATATAATCAAATATTTTATTGGGTAATGCGTAACGATAATTTAAACCTAAATTTTCTTCTAAGCTAATTCCTAGATCAGCTAAAGGTGTTATTTTATGCAATTCTTTTGGGGTTAATTTGCCTAAAAACTTCACCTTGTCATTAAGATTCTCTTTAGTAGTTTTGTTTTTTAAATCTTCATAAACATCACCACTTCCAATAATTATAAAGATATGGTTATTAAGATGTTTCATTACATTAATCATTAATTCTAAACCACGACCAATATTAAGGGAACCTTGATAAATAATTATTTTTTTAGTTTTAGTAGAAAAAGAAATTTTGCCCTTTTTAATAGTTTTTTTAACTGGTAAATTTCTAACAACTTTAAAGTTTGTTTTGTGTTTTTTGTTATAGAAGTCAGCAATGCTTTTGCAAACTGTATAGCAGTTTTCTAGTTTAGGTAAGATCAGATTTTCTAATTTTAACCAAACGTATTTTACAAAAGGTTTGTTAATCAATTCTGGAGATTCTGTAAACAGTTCGTGACTATCATAAACCAGTTTTTTACGTTGAATTTTACCGACTAAAAAATTAGCTAAAAGAGTATCTAAATCGTTCGATAGTAAGATGTCTTTTTTTGAGAAAAGTAACAAAAAGAAGATTCTAAAATTATATTCAGCATAAAATAAAAAACCAGTATTAAAAAGTAAATTAATTCTTTTAGTGTTGTATTTTCTATCTAATTTAAAACTATTAGGTAATTTTCTTCCAATTAAAAGTACATTAAAATTATTATTATGTAATGTATTACAAACTTTATCTACACGTTGGTCGGTAGACAAGTCATTAGTAACAGAAACAATTATTCTTTTCAAGAGATAGATTTAAAACTGCAAGATAAAAAAAAGAAAACCCACTTCTAAAAGAGAAGTGGGAAATTGCTATGAAAAACTATGAAAGAGTGTATTGCGCACTCTAAATAGTAAGTCTTTTGTAAGTTTACAAACTTACAGTATAACTCTTAAAAATTAGTTAAGAGTTATTTGTGGAGACGCCGAGAATCGAACTCGGGTCCAAACAAGCAGTTCAAAAGCTTTCTACATACTTAGTTCTTTCTTAATTTTCGTCTAAAAACTGATTAAGAACAATCTGTTATTAGCTTATCTTCTTTAGTTTCAAAAACCTGCCAAAGCGTCAAGTTTTCTATGTTTATTTTTACGATGCCCAAAAGTGAAACGCCATAAACCAAGGCTGTTCGTGGACATAAAGCTTGCACACCTTGTGTGCCTAGGCCAATCCTACTATGATTCGGATTAAGCAGCTAAAGCGTAGTTATTCTCGCCGTTTAAATTGTTGAAATAAGTTTTACGAGCATCATTTCAGTCCTCGGTATGCTTACGTTATCCCTGGTCTTGCTGTCAAAACCAGTCGTCCCCAATATGTCAAAGAAAGCAAAAGTTGTGCCTGTTTTTTTGGGCGTTCGAGCGGGCTTTCACTACTCGCTGTTTCGTGCCTCAACGAGCTCAAACAAACCGTTCAATCCCTAACGCAACTTATTTGCGGGCAACAAAGATAACAAAACACGTTTGTACAAACCTATAAAAAACAGTAAATTCGCCACACTTCAAAAACAAACAGACAGTATGAAATTCGGAATTATAAAAGAACGTAAAAATCCACCAGATAGACGCGTAGTATTTTCACCAGAAAAATTACAAGAAATGCAACAACAATTTCCAGAAGCAGAAATTGTGGTAGAAAGTTCAGATATCCGTATTTTTTCAGACGAACAATATAAAAAAGCAGGATTTACAGTAACAGAAGATGTTACAAATTGCGATGTTTTGTTAGGTGTAAAAGAAGTTCCGTTAGAAAATTTAATACCTAATAAGAAATATTTTTTCTTCAGTCACACCATAAAAAAACAACCTTATAATAGAAAGTTGTTAAAAGCGATGTTAGACAAAAATATAGAGCTGTTTGATCACGAAACCATTACAAAAGAAAACGGAGCACGTTTAATCGGTTTTGGACGTTATGCAGGTTTAGTAGGTGCTTATAACGGATTTAGAGCAATAGGTTTAAGAGAAAACACCTTCAGCTTACCAAAAGTAGAAAACTTACCAGATTTAGATGCTGTAAAAGCCGAACTAGATAAAATTACACTTCCAAATTTAAAAATCTTGCTAACCGGTACAGGAAAAGTTGCTTATGGTGCAAAAGAAATTTTAGATCATTTAGGTATTAAGCAAGTTTCAGATGCTTTGTATTTAACTTCAAAATTTACAGAACCAGTTTATTGCATGGCAGATGTTATGGAATACGCAAAACGTAAAGACGGTAAAGTAGGAGAGAAGTTTGCTTTTTACAAAGACCCAACAGGTTACGAAAGTAATTTTATGCCGTACGCAAAAGAAACAGATTATTTTATTGCAGGTCATTTTTACGGAAATGATGCACCATATTTATTCACTAGAGAAGATGCAAAACATACCGATTTTAATATAAAATATGTAGCCGATATTTCTTGTGATGTAGATGGCCCAGTAGCTTCAACATTAAGAGCTTCAACAATTGCAGATCCTTTTTATGGTTATAATCCACAAACAGAAACCGAAACAACTTTTAAAGATGAAAATGCAATTACAGTAATGGCAGTAGATAATTTACCATGTGAATTACCAAAAGACGCAAGTGAAGGTTTTGGAGAGATGTTTTTAAAACATGTAATAGCAGCATTTTACAATAAAGATAAAGACGGAATTTTAGCTCGCGCAAAAATGACAACTTCGGGAGGAAAACTTTCAGAAAGATATAGTTATTTACAAGATTATGTAGACGGAAAAGAATAATTCATGCTTCAAGACAAACAATTTTTAATAGATACAGCCAAAATGAAAATGCCTTACGGTAAATACAAAGGTGTGTATTTGTCAGACGTTCCAGAAGCATATATTGTTTGGTATAAAAACCATGGTTTTCCAAAAGGGAAACTCGGGAAAATGATGGGTTTTGTTTATGAATTAAAACTAAACGGATTAGAAGATATTCTTAGAAAAGTAAGAGCATAATGAAACCCGCTGAAGAATATATCTTAACACGCCCAGAACCTTTTAAATCTATTTTATTGCATTTGCAAATTGTAATAGAAACAAACTTTCCAGAAGTTGAGTTAAAATTTAAATGGAAAATACCAGTCTATTATTTAAATGGACATCAATTATGTTATATAAATGCTTCTCTCAAAAAAGGATTTGTAGATGTTGGTTTTTGGGCTAAAAATATTCTAGAAGAATATTCAGATGTTATGGTCTCAGAAGGTAGAACTGTTGTAAAATCGTTACGTTATACTTCAATTGAAGATGTTGATAATGAGCTTCTTTTAAAAGTATTAAAAGAAGTTAGCTTACACAGCCACAAAGGGTTTTATAAAAGATAGTTTTTACTGAATTAAAAACTCCAAAACTACATTACCGTCAATAATTAAATAAGCTTCTTTGCTTGATTTAGGAGGAATTATTTTAATAAAACCAGTTGACTCTTTAAAATTTATTTTTGGTTTTTGAGAGTATCTACTACCTTTAAAACCAACAAATACTTTTTGAGTACTCTTTAAATTTTTAATCTGAAATTCAATATAACCTTCTTTGTTTTTCTTAATAACTCCACTTGTTGGGAAAACTAAAGTTAAGTTAGTGTTCAAAAACTTGTGATTATATATAGGTTGCTTGTAAAATGCTGTTTTACTTAATCTTTTTACTCTCAATTGCCAAATAGTTTGTTCAGGGAAATGAGTAAAGAATAATTTTTCCGTCGGAATATCAAAAAAGTAATTCGTAAAACTACGTTTCCATTTTCCGTTTTCTTCGTGTCCAGCTCCCCAAGTTGCATCAAAATAGCGCCATTCATCATTAATTTTTACTGCATTCCAAGCATGATTTGCGTTAAAAATAGGTATTCCTATTTCTTGAGGTGAGTTTCTTATATAACCTTTTATAAATTCATTTTCTATTTTAAGAAGTGTACAGATTTTAGCGAAAACTCTTGCGTAACCTTCGCAAACAGCTTTTTTAGAAGAAAGTGTTTCAGAAACAATTTGATTATTTAACGTTGTTATTTTTTGCTGCTTTTCCTCTTCCGAAGAATAACTAAATGAGTAGCTGGTTTTAGTCGGGCTGTAATATTCGGCTAAATCATAACGGATGTTTTGTGTTAACCAAATATAAGTAGCTCTTACTTTTTCTGTGTCTGAATTAAAATCTTCTGAAATTAAGTCGGCTAATTTTTCAGCAGAAATAAATTTAGGGTAACTTTTTACTTTTGCATCAACGGTACTAAAATATTGTGCATCAGCAGTAGAAATTGTAATCAGAAAAAAGAAAAAGAAAAGTTGTTTCATATTTGAAATTATATAACAACTTTGTTGAGCAAAAATTGTGCCTATAAATTATTCACAGTTTTCCTAATAGCAACCAAATTAGTTAATAATTTCTCTAAGTAGTTTAAATCTAACATGTTTGCTCCGTCAGATTTTGCGTTTGCAGGGTCAAAATGCGTTTCAATAAACAAACCATCTACGTTATTTACAACTCCAGCACGTGCAATAGTTTCAATCATGTCTGGTCTTCCACCTGTAACACCGCTTGTTTGATTTGGTTGTTGTAAAGAATGTGTAACATCTAAAATTGTAGGAGCAAATTCTCTCATTTCAGGAATTCCTCTAAAATCAACAATCATATCTTGGTAACCAAACATAGTTCCTCTATCGGTTATCCAAGCTTTATCAGAGCCACTATCTTTTACTTTTTGAACCGCGTGTTGCATGGCAGCTGGACTCATAAATTGTCCTTTCTTTAAATTAACAACCTTACCAGTTTTTGCAGCCGCAACTACTAAATCGGTTTGCCGAACTAAAAAAGCAGGAATTTGTAAAACATCTACATATTGAGCAGCTAAAGCAGCATCAGACACTTCATGAATATCGGTAACTGTTGGCACGTTAAAAGTCTCAGAAACTTTACGTAAAATTTTTAAGGCTTTTTCATCTCCAATTCCGGTAAAACTATCAATTCTACTTCTATTAGCTTTTTTAAAACTTCCTTTAAAAATATAAGGAATCTCTAATTTATCTGTAATAGAAATTACTTTTTCAGCAATACGCATTGCCATATCTTCACTTTCTATGGCACAAGGACCAGCAAGTAAAAAAAAATTATTAGAATCTGTGTGTTTTATATTTGGAACTAAAGATAAATTCATTGTAAATATTTTATGCAAAAATACAAATTTTAATTAGCTCTATTAAATTGATATTAAAATCAATTTTTAAAAAAAGCATAAAAAAAACCGCATTCAATTAAATGAATGCGGCTAAATTATAAGAATTTTATGCTATAATAATTATTTAATTGTAAAAGATACTCTTCTTACTAATTGTCTAGCTTCTTCTGAGTTCTTGTTTACAGAAGTATCTTCACCTTTACCATTGTATGATAATCTATTTGAAGAAATACCCGCTGCAACTAATACATCGTATACTTTTTTTGCTCTTTTTGTTGATAAAGATTGGTTGCTATTTGTGCTACCTAACTCATCTGCATAACCAGTTAATTCAACTTTAGTAGAAGGGTTTTCAGTTAAGTATTTAGCTACATAGTTAACAGCTTCTAAAGAATATTTTTGGATAGTACTTTTACCAAAGTCAAAATATACATTTTCATACCCTTTGTTTAATAATTCTTTAATAAAATCTACTTTAGGAGCAACAGTAGTTTTTCCTTTTTTAGAATATCTATTATCTAATTCAGTAACTAAAGCAGCTTTGTTATAATCGCTTTTAACACCTGTTAATTTAGCAATTTTAGCTTCAGCAGTTTTTAAACGATTTTCTAAAGCCGTTAACTCGTTAGTTTCTTCAACAGTAGGTTCGTTAGATTCAACATACCAATCTGCATGAGTTTTTTCTTTACCTAAGTAGATGTTAAGACCT of the Tenacibaculum todarodis genome contains:
- a CDS encoding 2OG-Fe(II) oxygenase — its product is MNLSRKEITALIFANLSNNKEILKAQFLKSKATIGYFFIDNLLPEELALEIHQKFPSTKVSVRRKNLREYKFIAFQMDKYDSLLEEVIYAFQDEKIIEIVSEICGLESTYGDEHLYAGGLSLMEKDNFLKPHLDNSHDKDINRWRVLNLLYYVSPEWELENGGNLELWPNGLKKTPLTIVSKFNRLVVMATHNNSWHSVSKVNSDAVRCCVSNYYFSEKPLFQSDSFHVTTFRAYHKEKIRDVFLLVDNFLRSSIRKVLKNGIKKSSHQYKK
- a CDS encoding glycosyltransferase gives rise to the protein MKRIIVSVTNDLSTDQRVDKVCNTLHNNNFNVLLIGRKLPNSFKLDRKYNTKRINLLFNTGFLFYAEYNFRIFFLLLFSKKDILLSNDLDTLLANFLVGKIQRKKLVYDSHELFTESPELINKPFVKYVWLKLENLILPKLENCYTVCKSIADFYNKKHKTNFKVVRNLPVKKTIKKGKISFSTKTKKIIIYQGSLNIGRGLELMINVMKHLNNHIFIIIGSGDVYEDLKNKTTKENLNDKVKFLGKLTPKELHKITPLADLGISLEENLGLNYRYALPNKIFDYIQAEVPVLVSNLPEMKRVIIDYKVGEIINDRAPKKLANQIKKILERDFSSELKKAKEKLVWEKEEPKLLSVFENC
- a CDS encoding NAD(P)-dependent oxidoreductase, producing the protein MKFGIIKERKNPPDRRVVFSPEKLQEMQQQFPEAEIVVESSDIRIFSDEQYKKAGFTVTEDVTNCDVLLGVKEVPLENLIPNKKYFFFSHTIKKQPYNRKLLKAMLDKNIELFDHETITKENGARLIGFGRYAGLVGAYNGFRAIGLRENTFSLPKVENLPDLDAVKAELDKITLPNLKILLTGTGKVAYGAKEILDHLGIKQVSDALYLTSKFTEPVYCMADVMEYAKRKDGKVGEKFAFYKDPTGYESNFMPYAKETDYFIAGHFYGNDAPYLFTREDAKHTDFNIKYVADISCDVDGPVASTLRASTIADPFYGYNPQTETETTFKDENAITVMAVDNLPCELPKDASEGFGEMFLKHVIAAFYNKDKDGILARAKMTTSGGKLSERYSYLQDYVDGKE
- a CDS encoding DUF3820 family protein — its product is MLQDKQFLIDTAKMKMPYGKYKGVYLSDVPEAYIVWYKNHGFPKGKLGKMMGFVYELKLNGLEDILRKVRA
- a CDS encoding DUF1801 domain-containing protein is translated as MKPAEEYILTRPEPFKSILLHLQIVIETNFPEVELKFKWKIPVYYLNGHQLCYINASLKKGFVDVGFWAKNILEEYSDVMVSEGRTVVKSLRYTSIEDVDNELLLKVLKEVSLHSHKGFYKR
- a CDS encoding transglutaminase domain-containing protein, with the protein product MKQLFFFFFLITISTADAQYFSTVDAKVKSYPKFISAEKLADLISEDFNSDTEKVRATYIWLTQNIRYDLAEYYSPTKTSYSFSYSSEEEKQQKITTLNNQIVSETLSSKKAVCEGYARVFAKICTLLKIENEFIKGYIRNSPQEIGIPIFNANHAWNAVKINDEWRYFDATWGAGHEENGKWKRSFTNYFFDIPTEKLFFTHFPEQTIWQLRVKRLSKTAFYKQPIYNHKFLNTNLTLVFPTSGVIKKNKEGYIEFQIKNLKSTQKVFVGFKGSRYSQKPKINFKESTGFIKIIPPKSSKEAYLIIDGNVVLEFLIQ
- the kdsA gene encoding 3-deoxy-8-phosphooctulonate synthase; the encoded protein is MNLSLVPNIKHTDSNNFFLLAGPCAIESEDMAMRIAEKVISITDKLEIPYIFKGSFKKANRSRIDSFTGIGDEKALKILRKVSETFNVPTVTDIHEVSDAALAAQYVDVLQIPAFLVRQTDLVVAAAKTGKVVNLKKGQFMSPAAMQHAVQKVKDSGSDKAWITDRGTMFGYQDMIVDFRGIPEMREFAPTILDVTHSLQQPNQTSGVTGGRPDMIETIARAGVVNNVDGLFIETHFDPANAKSDGANMLDLNYLEKLLTNLVAIRKTVNNL
- a CDS encoding OmpA family protein; the encoded protein is MKKIVLLLVVVFCTMTEANAQEFNQWSIDLGVGVHKPVFPLSSGYGTDTPDFWQANIGGRYMINEKFGLRVDFGFNQFSEADGGKPFDTDYYRGTIEGVVNAGEILGFRDWTQRINLLIHGGVGLSDLKAYQPNAPKDRMINVVFGVTPQVKLTDRVALFLDASVVGHLYQNISFDGNGRTSRNGFNGGLFNASVGLNIYLGKEKTHADWYVESNEPTVEETNELTALENRLKTAEAKIAKLTGVKSDYNKAALVTELDNRYSKKGKTTVAPKVDFIKELLNKGYENVYFDFGKSTIQKYSLEAVNYVAKYLTENPSTKVELTGYADELGSTNSNQSLSTKRAKKVYDVLVAAGISSNRLSYNGKGEDTSVNKNSEEARQLVRRVSFTIK